One region of Thermococcus sp. CX2 genomic DNA includes:
- a CDS encoding PadR family transcriptional regulator, with the protein MSSEASVMRNMFTVPMRNMILLIIALKGKAHGYEIIKEIENITSGVWKPSYGNLYPMLNKMVEEGLIEPHEEYRGKRRLVKYSLTDKGWTYLKEANEVALRGLYMAVQYHIMLREKLETMGYGREMETETLEEYLKLLENIRETLNTQIEALKKKLEERREELKRNP; encoded by the coding sequence ATGTCATCCGAAGCGAGTGTCATGAGGAACATGTTCACGGTGCCCATGAGGAACATGATACTCCTGATAATCGCCCTCAAGGGGAAGGCTCACGGCTACGAGATAATCAAGGAGATAGAGAACATCACCTCCGGCGTCTGGAAGCCGAGTTATGGCAACCTTTACCCCATGCTGAACAAGATGGTCGAGGAGGGTCTTATAGAACCTCATGAAGAGTACCGGGGGAAGAGAAGGCTGGTAAAATACTCCCTAACTGACAAGGGCTGGACATACCTGAAAGAAGCGAACGAAGTTGCACTCAGAGGTCTTTATATGGCTGTTCAGTACCACATAATGCTGAGAGAAAAGTTAGAGACGATGGGGTACGGACGTGAAATGGAAACTGAAACCCTAGAGGAATACCTCAAGCTCCTTGAGAACATCCGCGAGACTCTAAATACACAGATAGAGGCTCTGAAGAAAAAGCTGGAGGAGAGAAGAGAGGAGCTTAAAAGGAACCCCTGA
- a CDS encoding 4Fe-4S dicluster domain-containing protein has product MTSLKVKLARKFVSFVLPDVRKLVPPGTQVIEPSPSSFDGRTVPEVVAIHGRPGIHILKMLVIIPYLIKTAYYARKSIKSVRKNPKNPKRVADEEFFRELEAYAKELGVSAIGYTEVPVEYIFKNRALLFKNAIVLLMDMRKERIEKALGLVAGMEVWRTYAELSKVVYKLSEFLRERGYAAQPDPPIGGSTNFPLLAQKAGLGYIGKHSLLISERNGPSQRIAAIYTSIENLPHTDDRVDLYSWIPEFCEVCNRCVSACPANAIYLKPKILEDGRKQYVDYKKCAVVFSKTLGCGICIKECTFFKGEFFRIKKAYEKISSRKTQQSFK; this is encoded by the coding sequence ATGACCAGTCTGAAAGTCAAGCTCGCCAGAAAGTTCGTCTCCTTCGTCCTCCCCGACGTTAGAAAGCTCGTACCTCCAGGGACACAGGTGATTGAGCCTTCTCCCTCTTCCTTCGACGGCAGAACTGTCCCGGAAGTTGTTGCCATCCATGGCCGCCCCGGGATTCACATCCTCAAGATGCTCGTCATCATCCCATACCTCATCAAAACTGCATACTACGCGCGCAAAAGCATTAAAAGCGTCCGCAAAAACCCTAAAAACCCAAAGAGAGTGGCCGATGAGGAGTTTTTCCGCGAGCTTGAGGCGTATGCGAAAGAGCTCGGCGTCTCGGCCATCGGCTATACCGAGGTTCCGGTGGAGTACATCTTCAAAAACAGGGCCCTCCTCTTCAAGAACGCTATTGTCCTTCTAATGGACATGAGAAAGGAGCGTATAGAGAAGGCTCTTGGCTTAGTTGCTGGTATGGAAGTGTGGAGGACCTACGCCGAGCTCAGTAAAGTGGTCTACAAACTCTCCGAGTTCCTGAGGGAGCGGGGCTATGCTGCCCAGCCCGACCCTCCGATAGGCGGGAGCACCAACTTTCCCCTCCTCGCACAAAAGGCAGGCCTCGGCTACATAGGGAAGCACTCCCTCCTTATATCGGAGCGGAATGGTCCATCCCAGAGGATAGCGGCAATATACACGAGCATAGAGAATCTTCCCCACACCGATGATAGGGTGGATCTTTACTCGTGGATTCCTGAGTTCTGCGAGGTCTGCAACCGCTGCGTCTCGGCCTGCCCAGCAAACGCTATTTACCTAAAACCAAAAATTCTCGAGGATGGCCGCAAACAGTACGTAGATTATAAGAAATGTGCGGTAGTGTTCTCCAAGACCCTTGGATGTGGTATCTGCATTAAAGAGTGTACTTTTTTCAAGGGGGAGTTTTTCAGGATAAAAAAGGCCTATGAGAAAATATCAAGCAGAAAAACTCAACAGTCCTTTAAGTAG
- a CDS encoding DUF302 domain-containing protein, whose translation MFRYRRKVGMSVEEAEKKFREELAKRGYKVILDFTPSDVIKNNLGVEMEPYRILYVCNPKVFYEMTKKEYEIGSFAPCPVLFYEKDGETYVAINTADDVLDIIKEPLEVVKGVIEEL comes from the coding sequence ATGTTCAGATACAGAAGGAAGGTTGGGATGAGCGTTGAGGAAGCCGAAAAGAAGTTTAGGGAGGAGCTCGCAAAGAGGGGCTACAAAGTGATCCTTGATTTCACGCCAAGCGATGTTATCAAGAACAACCTCGGGGTCGAGATGGAGCCCTACAGGATACTCTACGTCTGCAACCCAAAGGTCTTCTACGAGATGACCAAGAAGGAATACGAGATAGGCTCCTTCGCGCCGTGTCCGGTGCTCTTCTACGAGAAGGACGGCGAAACCTACGTGGCCATCAACACCGCCGACGACGTGCTCGACATAATCAAAGAGCCCCTGGAGGTCGTCAAGGGAGTTATAGAGGAGCTCTGA
- a CDS encoding cytochrome c biogenesis protein, producing the protein MKKALIIIILILLFAGSVRAGEVRYGELTFHDVSTGEGLDNLIKAHDGEYFFIFYHSESCPACNYMKTSVFPTEKAKEALSRLNLVSIDVYKARSLTTLRYRVYDDVVVIQPDNAGYYRPKTPGEEISVGVPGTPTMVIFKVENGTRILKGVAIGALNPDGLEFFVKTAVGSDENPQGGEQTQTTETATSQAQENNTNLTLAVLLPIFSAGILSVFSPCVLPLIVGTFSLTFARRSVELIIAGMVLSFALLGALAGSFGSYAAQIRGALYLIGGLGFIVIGLGFLSESVSAKLERFLSFSASDKVASKRGKLYDFALGSALGATWLGCIAPYVGFAVITAALSGDTLSGIIVMGTYGLGMGLTVYLITSSKDLGDWINRKFLSGRISLGKSGKARWERALGVILVLLGLLMLTELTPLKLWSALFEGLSKL; encoded by the coding sequence GTGAAGAAGGCGCTAATAATCATCATCCTGATACTTCTTTTTGCAGGAAGTGTAAGAGCCGGAGAAGTCAGATACGGCGAGCTAACCTTCCACGATGTCTCGACCGGGGAAGGGCTGGATAACCTCATCAAGGCCCATGATGGAGAGTACTTTTTCATCTTCTACCACTCGGAGAGCTGTCCGGCATGCAACTACATGAAGACGAGCGTTTTCCCGACTGAGAAAGCCAAGGAGGCCCTTTCGAGATTGAACCTTGTTTCCATCGACGTTTACAAAGCGCGCTCCCTTACAACGCTCAGATACAGGGTTTACGATGACGTTGTGGTCATCCAGCCCGACAACGCCGGCTACTACAGGCCAAAAACTCCGGGGGAAGAGATAAGCGTCGGCGTTCCGGGGACGCCAACGATGGTAATATTCAAGGTCGAGAACGGCACCAGAATCCTGAAGGGAGTAGCGATCGGTGCGCTCAATCCTGATGGTTTGGAGTTCTTCGTAAAGACTGCAGTGGGGAGCGATGAAAACCCCCAAGGAGGGGAACAAACTCAAACCACGGAAACTGCAACGTCCCAGGCCCAGGAAAACAACACAAACCTCACCCTCGCGGTTCTCCTGCCGATATTCTCGGCCGGAATACTGAGCGTCTTCTCACCCTGCGTCCTGCCCCTCATAGTCGGCACTTTCTCCCTCACTTTCGCGAGGAGGAGCGTGGAGCTGATAATAGCGGGCATGGTGTTATCTTTCGCCCTCCTGGGCGCTCTGGCGGGTAGTTTTGGTTCCTATGCGGCCCAGATAAGGGGAGCCCTGTACCTCATAGGCGGCCTCGGCTTCATAGTGATTGGCCTGGGCTTCCTGAGCGAGAGCGTAAGCGCCAAGCTTGAGAGGTTCCTGAGCTTTTCGGCATCGGATAAGGTGGCGTCGAAGAGAGGAAAGCTGTATGACTTCGCCCTCGGCTCGGCCTTGGGGGCCACGTGGCTCGGCTGCATAGCCCCTTACGTCGGCTTCGCCGTCATTACTGCCGCACTAAGCGGCGACACCCTAAGCGGGATAATCGTGATGGGAACCTACGGCCTTGGCATGGGGCTGACGGTTTACCTGATTACCTCCTCGAAAGACCTGGGGGACTGGATAAACAGGAAGTTCCTCTCGGGGAGGATAAGCCTCGGCAAGTCTGGCAAAGCAAGGTGGGAACGGGCCTTGGGTGTAATCCTCGTGCTCCTCGGCCTGCTTATGCTCACAGAACTCACACCGTTAAAGCTCTGGAGCGCCCTCTTTGAGGGCCTCTCAAAACTCTGA
- a CDS encoding nitroreductase family protein, with the protein MEFFEVLRKRRSIRRFQDKKVPRELVEKLLEAAFLSPSSYNKRPWHFIVVDDKEKLQKLSKAKLGASGLATAPLAIVVTADGERSDVWIEDASIAAEHIHLAAVALGLGSFWVQIRNRMHNEEKSAEEYVRELLDIPENYRVLCIIGVGYPAENKPPHGEEVFEWGKVSYNRFGMPFEK; encoded by the coding sequence ATGGAGTTCTTCGAGGTGCTGAGAAAAAGGAGAAGTATAAGGCGCTTTCAGGATAAGAAAGTCCCGAGGGAGCTGGTAGAAAAGCTTCTTGAGGCTGCTTTCCTTTCGCCGAGTTCATACAACAAAAGGCCCTGGCACTTCATAGTCGTTGATGATAAGGAAAAGCTCCAGAAGCTCTCGAAAGCGAAGTTAGGCGCCTCTGGGCTGGCAACGGCACCTTTAGCCATCGTCGTGACGGCTGATGGTGAAAGGAGCGACGTATGGATCGAGGACGCTTCCATAGCGGCCGAGCATATACATCTCGCGGCCGTTGCCCTGGGTCTGGGATCCTTCTGGGTGCAGATTAGGAACAGGATGCACAACGAGGAGAAGAGCGCCGAGGAATACGTGAGGGAGCTCTTGGACATTCCAGAAAACTACCGCGTTCTCTGCATCATTGGCGTTGGCTATCCAGCGGAGAACAAGCCGCCCCACGGCGAAGAGGTCTTCGAATGGGGGAAGGTCAGCTATAACAGGTTTGGCATGCCATTCGAAAAATGA
- a CDS encoding HesA/MoeB/ThiF family protein — protein MVDVKMDFSRHFPIIGMDGQRKLGESTVAVVGAGALGSWEVYFLHKLGVGRIIVIDRDFVDESDLPRTIYTSDDVGKPKVEVLKERFENVIGYFEDLNPSTVHLLDEADLIIDGTDNIYTRQVINDYAVKSNKPWIYVGILATYGNLMPIIPGKTACFRCLMPKLPSRPMPTCAVAGIMSYVPPLAASLAVTLAAKILLGKEVKSELIFFDTKTLDFEKVEIPRREDCDVCVRHNFTFLEKQMRIEHMCDGSIQITPPERMSVDLDELAKRLDALGIEYIKTSQFIQFEDDYAEILIFKGGRMVVRGAEDEKEAKNFFARYLGG, from the coding sequence ATGGTGGATGTAAAGATGGACTTTTCGAGGCACTTCCCGATAATCGGTATGGATGGCCAAAGAAAGCTCGGCGAGAGCACGGTTGCAGTTGTAGGTGCCGGAGCACTGGGAAGCTGGGAGGTCTACTTCCTTCACAAACTGGGCGTTGGAAGAATAATAGTGATAGACAGAGACTTTGTGGACGAGAGCGACCTTCCGAGGACGATATACACTAGTGATGATGTAGGAAAGCCCAAAGTGGAGGTCCTGAAGGAGCGCTTTGAGAACGTTATTGGCTACTTTGAGGACTTAAACCCGTCAACGGTGCACCTTCTGGACGAAGCTGACCTCATTATAGACGGAACGGACAACATTTACACGAGGCAGGTAATAAACGACTACGCGGTGAAGAGCAACAAACCGTGGATTTACGTCGGCATCTTGGCGACTTACGGCAACCTGATGCCCATAATTCCGGGAAAGACTGCCTGCTTCCGCTGTTTGATGCCGAAGCTGCCCTCAAGGCCCATGCCAACGTGCGCCGTCGCAGGGATTATGAGCTACGTTCCTCCCCTGGCTGCTTCACTGGCCGTTACTCTAGCGGCTAAGATTCTCCTGGGTAAGGAAGTGAAGAGTGAGCTGATTTTCTTCGACACCAAGACACTTGACTTTGAGAAGGTGGAGATCCCGAGGAGGGAGGACTGTGATGTCTGCGTTAGGCACAACTTCACGTTCCTGGAGAAGCAGATGAGGATAGAGCACATGTGTGACGGTTCGATTCAAATAACTCCCCCCGAAAGGATGAGTGTAGACCTCGATGAGCTCGCCAAGAGGCTCGATGCCCTCGGCATTGAGTACATCAAGACGTCGCAGTTCATCCAGTTCGAGGACGACTACGCCGAGATTCTGATATTCAAGGGCGGGCGGATGGTAGTTAGGGGAGCAGAGGATGAAAAAGAGGCCAAAAACTTCTTTGCGCGCTATTTGGGTGGTTGA